A section of the Osmia lignaria lignaria isolate PbOS001 chromosome 3, iyOsmLign1, whole genome shotgun sequence genome encodes:
- the Snx3 gene encoding sorting nexin 3 produces the protein MADTTVDATRRLNVKKQTLDDAYAAPANFLEIDVINPVTHGIGKKRYTDYEVRMRTNLPVFKVKDSTVRRRYSDFEWLRNELERDSKIVVPPLPGKAWKRQMPFRGDDGIFEEDFIEDRRKGLEAFVNKIAGHPLAQNERCLHMFLQEPVINKNYVPGKIRNT, from the exons ATGGCGGATACAACGGTAGACGCAACACGCCGTTTAAATGTTAAGAAACAAACCCTGGATGACGCTTACGCAGCACCTGCAAATTTTCTCGAAATTGACGTGATTAATCCAGTCACACACGGTATCGGCAAGAAACGATACACTGATTATGAAGTTCGCATGAGG ACAAATCTTCCAGTTTTTAAAGTAAAAGATTCCACAGTAAGAAGAAGATACAGTGACTTTGAGTGGCTGAGAAATGAATTAGAAAGAGATAGTAAG ATTGTAGTGCCTCCTCTACCAGGGAAAGCTTGGAAGCGTCAAATGCCTTTTAGAGGAGATGATGGTATTTTTGAAGAAGATTTTATTGAagatcgaaggaaaggtttagaAGCTTTTGTTAATAA AATAGCAGGACATCCATTAGCACAGAATGAACGATGTTTACATATGTTTCTGCAAGAACCTGTAATAAACAAGAACTACGTACCTGGAAAAATACGTAATACATAA
- the LOC117608070 gene encoding uncharacterized protein LOC117608070 produces MAKTKTISKVCPKCEQQVPVACKACPCGHSFFNARRNSIKSPPSPDNGVMKTRQTNRPKQKPNYYDSLEYDKQSKKSAKIRKATDAASDIDCRQLNKKKKRKAKTKGKNGCNNGIADDDDEVQGINGLSPEKQLTCSLILQELNNKMRVVAWKPT; encoded by the exons ATGGCTAAGACTAAAACGATTAGTAAAGTATGCCCAAAATGTGAACAGCAG GTACCTGTTGCCTGCAAAGCATGCCCGTGCGGGCATTCGTTTTTCAATGCAAGACGTAATTCGATTAAAAGTCCTCCTAGTCCTGACAATGGAGTAATGAAAACTAGACAAACTAATCGACCCAAACAGAAACCAAATTATTATGATTCATTAGAATATGATAAACAGTCAAAGAAAAGTGCGAAA aTAAGAAAAGCGACAGATGCTGCTAGTGACATAGACTGCAGACAattaaataagaagaagaaaagaaaagcaaagacTAAAGGTAAAAATGGATGTAATAACGGAATAGCAGATGATGACGATGAAGTGCAAGGTATCAATGGTTTATCACCAGAGAAACAGCTCACATGCTCCTTAATACTACAggaattaaataacaaaatgagAGTTGTTGCCTGGAAACCTACATAA
- the LOC117608064 gene encoding LOW QUALITY PROTEIN: uncharacterized protein LOC117608064 (The sequence of the model RefSeq protein was modified relative to this genomic sequence to represent the inferred CDS: deleted 2 bases in 1 codon): MKVNQAIKRIKVTVKKRKRTKTQEILIQDDQNSQCSHDSNKSMCQSETEIEKCPKRRKKNSVSSDPNATCLLLSDTEDSEIVSVDLDNENIAPASGSLNQSSDDIVVVWSSKKSSPLSTNYSGGEKPLTEEENKIFMVDCCPNPENLSLLECNQESTSNECEENTEVKTDKGTENNEDTSDEEQDPKYLPFSKKGLRLPKAHNISKNLKIKRPKRKSAFLQYRRMMSRFSNKRMPVTCTQTATKLVGDEPFQIITGVKVTKFQPPRFEPPRFELPNFEPPRVEPPRIEPPRVEPSTDEPFGLNPSRDEPASSNSSEKLRDESASSNSSKKLREIIIDGNNVAMAYKNNRMFCEEGIMLVMDYFQRRGHDVKVFIPQYRRSRSNLSLEKLYKEGVVIFTPSRKIGGRSIVPYDDRFILEYATVSGGIVISSDQYRDLYREKPEWRDTIENRLLAPTFVGNYVMFPEDPLGRNGPNLDEFLRH, from the exons ATGAAAGTGAATCAAGCAATCAAAAGGATCAAAGTAACTgta aagaaaagaaagagaacaaaAACTCAGGAAATATTGATACAAGATGATCAAAATTCTCAATGTTCACATGATTCAAATAAGTCTATGTGTCAAAGTGAAactgaaatagaaaaatgtccgaaaagaagaaaaaaaaattctgtatCATCTGATCCTAATGCAACTTGTCTTTTGTTATCAGATACAGAAGATTCTGAAATTGTATCTGTTGATTTAGATAATGAGAATATAG caCCAGCTTCAGGTTCTTTGAATCAGAGTTCAGATGATATTGTTGTAGTATGGTCATCTAAAAAATCATCTCCATTGTCTACAAATTATTCAGGTGGTGAAAAACCTTTGactgaagaagaaaataaaatttttatggtAGATTGTTGTCCAAATCCGGAAAACCTTAGTTTGTTAGAGTGCAATCAAGAATCAACATCTAACGAATGCGAAGAAAATACTGAAGTAAAAACAGATAAAGGTACTGAAAATAATGAAGACACAAGCGATGAAGAACAGGATCCTAAATATCTACCATTCAGTAAAAAGGGACTAAGATTGCCTAAAGCTCATAATATAAgtaaaaatcttaaaataaaGAGACCAAAAAGAAAAAGTGCATTTCTACAATATAGAAGAATGATGTCAAGATTCTCTAATAAAAGAATGCCAGTTACATGCACGCAAACAGCGACTAAGTTAGTCGGTGATGAACCCTTTCAAATTATAACTGGTGTTAAAGTAACCAAATTTCAACCTCCTAGATTTGAACCACCTAGATTTGAACTACCTAACTTTGAACCACCTAGAGTTGAACCACCTAGAATTGAACCACCTAGAGTTGAACCATCTACAGATGAACCATTTGGACTTAACCCATCTAGAGACGAACCAGCTAGCTCGAATTCATCTGAAAAATTAAGAGACGAATCAGCTAGCTCGAATTCATCTAAAAAATTAAGGGAGATAATTATTGATGGCAACAATGTAGCTATGGC GTACAAAAATAATAGAATGTTTTGTGAAGAAGGAATAATGTTAGTTATGGATTATTTTCAACGTCGAGGTCATGATGTAAAGGTATTTATACCCCAATATAGAAGGTCACGGTCCAATCTATCActagaaaaattatataaagaagGGGTAGTAATTTTCACACCAAGTCGTAAAATCGGTGGCAGATCGATCGTTCCTTACGACGATAG GTTTATATTAGAATATGCCACAGTAAGCGGAGGTATTGTTATTTCTTCGGATCAATATAGAGATTTATATCGAGAAAAACCGGAATGGCGCGATACAATCGAAAATAGATTGTTGGCACCAACATTTGTTGGAAATTATGTTATGTTTCCTGAAGATCCATTAGGCCGAAATGGCCCTAATCTCGATGAATTTTTAAGACATTAA
- the Nmdar1 gene encoding glutamate ionotropic receptor NMDA type subunit 1, which translates to MREHDRVALFLVLIVLNEQVYNGLTESQFNNPTLFRIGGVFSNNESIDYFRETLSNLNLNSKYVNRGVTYKHTVIEMDSNPIRTALRVCTNLIAEQVYAVVVSHPLTGDLSPAAVSYTSGFYHIPVIGISSRDSAFSDKNIHVSFLRTVPPYSHQADVWVELLKHFNYMKVIFIHSSDTDGRALLGRFQTTSQNLEDDVEIKVQVESVIEFEPGLESFSHQLMDMKGAQARVCLLYASKTDASVIFQDAAELNMTGAGYVWIVTEQALDAPNAPEGLLGLKLINAEKEKAHIMDSLIVLVSALRKMNKTKEITEAPKNCGDSGSIWETGKNLFDFIREEVLVDGATGRVAFDDNGDRIYAEYDIINIKEDGEHVSVGQYFCPSNGTKMKLSINETNITWPGRVPSKPEGFMIPTHLKVLTIEEKPFVYIREIADGELCLPEEILCPHFNSTDYQSTKIYCCKGYCMDLLKQLSKTINFTYSLALSPDGQFGSYVIKNSSVGGKKEWTGLIGELVNERADMIVAPLTINPERAEFIEFSKPFKYQGITILEKKPSRSSTLVSFLQPFSNTLWILVMVSVHVVALVLYLLDRFSPFGRFKLANTDGTEEDALNLSSAVWFAWGVLLNSGIGEGTPRSFSARVLGMVWAGFAMIIVASYTANLAAFLVLERPKTKLTGINDARLRNTMENLTCATVKGSAVDMYFRRQVELSNMYRTMEANNYDTAEEAIRDIKIGKLMAFIWDSSRLEFEAAQDCELVTAGELFGRSGYGIGLQKGSLWADAVTIAILDFHESGFMESLDDHWIFLDNRQQCEQLENTPNTLGLKNMAGVFIVVGVGIIGGIGLIIIEVAYKKHQIRKQKKMELARHAADKWRGAIEKRKTLRASIAAQRRIQSNGLNDPTTVSLAVDTVARSNVAPRSPGRAWPGDSDIRQRPIPRSDDIRLSPAAYTADVSHLIV; encoded by the exons ATGAGGGAACACGATCGAGTCGCATTATTCCTCGTGCTGATTGTCCTGAACGAGCAGGTGTACAATGGACTCACCGAGAGCCAATTCAACAATCCCACCTTGTTTAGGATCGGTGGAGTTTTCTCCAACAACGAGAGCATAGATTATTTCCGTGAAACATTAAGC AATCTGAACTTGAACTCCAAATATGTGAACAGAGGTGTGACTTATAAACACACTGTCATCGAAATGGACTCGAACCCAATTAGAACAGCTTTGAGGGTGTGCACGAATTTGATAGCGGAACAGGTGTACGCGGTGGTGGTGTCTCATCCTCTTACGGGAGACTTGTCGCCAGCCGCTGTTTCTTATACCAGTGGATTTTATCATATACCTGTTATAGGTATATCTTCCAGAGACTCAGCCTTTTCAGACAAA AACATTCATGTTTCCTTTCTGAGGACTGTACCACCGTACTCGCACCAGGCAGATGTATGGGTTGAACTATTGAAACACTTCAATTACATGAAAGTGATTTTCATTCATAGTTCTGATACCGATGGTCGTGCTCTACTTGGACGTTTTCAGACTACTTCTCAGAATTTAGAGGATGACGTGGAGATCAAGGTTCAG GTAGAATCTGTTATTGAATTCGAACCCGGCCTAGAAAGTTTCAGCCATCAACTGATGGATATGAAAGGCGCCCAAGCTAGGGTTTGCCTTTTATACGCTTC GAAGACTGACGCGAGCGTGATCTTCCAAGATGCTGCAGAATTAAACATGACCGGTGCAGGATACGTTTGGATCGTGACCGAGCAAGCCTTAGATGCGCCGAATGCACCGGAAGGTCTTCTCggcttgaaattaattaacgctGAGAAAGAGAAGGCTCACATCATGGATAGCCT GATAGTACTCGTATCCGCTTTACGGAAGATGAACAAGACAAAGGAGATCACAGAGGCGCCTAAGAACTGTGGTGACTCAGGTTCCATATGGGAAACCGGGAAAAATCTATTCGA TTTCATCCGGGAAGAAGTGTTGGTGGATGGTGCTACCGGCAGAGTAGCTTTTGATGACAATGGAGACAGGATTTATGCTGAATACGATATCATCAATATCAAAGAGGACGGTGAACACGTCTCTGTAGGACAGTACTTTTGTCCGTCT AATGGTACCAAGATGAAGTTAAGCATTAACGAGACAAACATAACTTGGCCCGGTCGAGTACCAAGCAAACCGGAGGGTTTCATGATTCCCACGCACTTAAAAGTGCTCACTATTGAAGAGAAGCCGTTTGTTTACATCCGGGAAATAGCAGACGGTGAATTATGCCTACCAGAAGAGATACTGTGTCCTCATTTCAATTCCACCGATTATCaaa GTACAAAAATATACTGTTGTAAAGGATATTGCATGGACCTGTTGAAACAACTGTCGAAGACCATTAATTTCACCTACAGTTTGGCTCTGTCGCCCGATGGACAGTTCGGCAGCTATGTGATCAAGAACAGTTCAG TTggaggaaagaaagaatggACAGGCCTGATCGGAGAGCTGGTGAACGAAAGAGCAGACATGATCGTTGCCCCTTTGACGATCAACCCTGAACGCGCTGAATTCATAGAATTCAGCAAACCCTTCAAGTATCAGGGCATCACTATTCTAGAAAAGAAG CCATCAAGATCCTCGACGTTGGTGTCGTTTTTACAACCGTTCAGCAACACCCTGTGGATATTGGTGATGGTGTCGGTGCACGTAGTGGCTCTAGTTCTGTACCTCCTCGACCGGTTCTCGCCTTTCGGGAGGTTCAAGCTAGCTAACACTGACGGTACCGAAGAGGATGCCCTGAACTTGTCTAGCGCCGTCTGGTTCGCTTGGGGAGTTCTGCTCAACAGCGGAATAGGAGAAG GTACTCCGCGAAGTTTCTCTGCTCGCGTGTTGGGCATGGTCTGGGCAGGATTCGCCATGATCATCGTTGCATCTTATACTGCCAACCTGGCTGCATTCTTGGTGTTGGAGAGGCCAAAGACTAAATTGACTGGCATCAACGATGCACGA CTTAGAAACACCATGGAAAACCTTACGTGTGCCACGGTGAAGGGTTCCGCCGTGGACATGTACTTCCGACGACAGGTGGAATTATCAAACATGTATCGTACAATGGAAGCTAACAATTATGACACTGCCGAGGAAGCAATCAGAGATATTAAAATTGG GAAACTTATGGCCTTCATTTGGGACAGTTCCCGGTTAGAATTCGAAGCTGCGCAAGACTGTGAATTGGTAACTGCTGGAGAATTATTTGGACGTTCTGGTTATGGTATTGGTTTACAGAAAGGCTCTTTGTGGGCGGATGCGGTGACCATCGCCATTTTAGACTTCCATGAAA GCGGTTTCATGGAAAGCCTAGACGACCACTGGATCTTCCTTGACAACAGACAACAATGCGAACAACTTGAGAACACTCCGAACACCTTAGGTTTGAAAAACATGGCTGGAGTGTTCATAGTTGTGGGAGTCGGGATCATCGGTGGTATCGGGCTAATCATTATCGAGGTGGCGTATAAGAAGCATCAGATTCGTAAACAAAAGAAGATGGAACTGGCAAGACACGCTGCAGATAAATGGAGAGGAGCTATAGAG AAACGGAAAACTTTGCGAGCATCAATAGCCGCCCAACGACGAATTCAAAGCAACGGCCTTAATGATCCCACAACAGTGAGTCTAGCGGTCGATACAGTAGCTAGATCGAATGTGGCTCCGCGAAGTCCGGGTCGTGCATGGCCAGGGGACAGTGACATTCGTCAACGACCCATTCCTCGCTCGGATGATATCAGATTATCACCGGCCGCTTACACTGCAGATGTTTCACACCTCATTGTGTGA
- the Sln gene encoding monocarboxylic acid transporter silnoon → MSLPREWSLQDSIERDAVACATASQEMVGTTVIDENMNQQNQLGSLLSIHSAPVFDLSNGMPSPKRPASLAVQATATSTPIVPPHLQSPETIEDEDNDNLLTISSLTARPLIAKSRELRSTKSSASKKKKPKRNETKKPRNITYVPLDGGYGWIIVCGAFFVQFWVAGLVKSYGVLYVEVMETFKDSSASVASWIPAILSCLCLALAPVTSMLCQKYSCRAVVFVGGLFCALGLTLSYFATRLIHLFFTFGILTGIGGGLSTTPGIILVSQYFDKHRALANGICVSGTAAGSFVFPLLIETLVKNFGFHGTILLLGGCMLHVCVSATLYRPLENNYAPEDVVMADKLEKVEPTAKELETAKQQKLDVIFADSTTKHNLLNELFHQNNVVAVELTDSDEEKDVMGEALRLKPISKIRSSSILHSVEDLSTDSTCVYKARSSLRSLRSSVTAVCPVPQNEPQVPEEKKTVMQRIARYIDLSLLKNPQFIMMCFSVSLMSTGSPYMLYYLPAYVHAAGYTKSEAGYLVAISAALDLCGRLGLGWLSDLQLFDRRKGYIGSVVGAGVAVLAIPMAHSFYVLACSVGMYGLCLGCWFLLVPVLLADQYGTDKISSTYGLVRMFQSVGAISIPPLAGYLRDVTGSYNVCFLCMGTCMVMGGLPLLLVFNEVTKSSKMTVNAENSNCQGETTVKE, encoded by the exons ATGTCGTTACCACGAGAATGGAGCTTGCAGGATTCGATTGAGCGTGATGCTGTCGCCTGTGCGACAGCGTCGCAGGAGATGGTCGGCACGACCGTCATCGACGAGAATATGAATCAACAGAATCAGCTGGGCTCCCTATTGTCGATACACTCGGCGCCTGTCTTCGATCTGAGCAACGGCATGCCATCGCCGAAGAGGCCAGCATCGTTGGCCGTCCAGGCGACGGCAACCTCGACACCTATTGTGCCACCTCACCTTCAGAGCCCGGAGACGATCGAGGACGAGGACAACGATAATCTCCTAACGATATCGAGTCTCACCGCTAGGCCATTGATAGCAAAGTCTCGCGAGCTACGCTCGACGAAAAGTTCCgcgtcgaagaagaagaaaccgaAGAGAAACGAGACGAAGAAGCCGAGGAACATCACCTACGTTCCTTTGGACGGTGGCTACGGATGGATCATCGTTTGCGGAGCATTTTTCGTACAGTTTTGGGTGGCCGGATTGGTGAAATCCTACGGAGTGTTGTACGTTGAGGTGATGGAAACGTTCAAGGACTCCTCGGCGTCGGTCGCTTCCTGGATACCGGCTATTTTGTCTTGTCTTTGTCTAGCGCTTG CTCCAGTGACGAGTATGCTGTGCCAGAAATACAGCTGTCGAGCGGTCGTCTTCGTAGGAGGATTGTTCTGTGCTTTAGGACTGACCTTAAGTTATTTCGCCACGAGATTGATACATCTCTTTTTTACATTTGGAATTTTAACAG GCATCGGTGGTGGATTGTCAACGACACCAGGTATCATCCTCGTCTCCCAGTATTTCGACAAGCATCGCGCCCTGGCGAACGGGATATGCGTGTCCGGTACAGCAGCGGGTAGCTTCGTATTTCCGCTTCTGATCGAGACTCTGGTGAAGAATTTCGGTTTCCACGGGACTATCCTCCTACTGGGTGGCTGCATGCTCCACGTGTGCGTGAGCGCTACCCTCTACCGACCGTTGGAGAACAATTACGCACCCGAGGATGTCGTTATGGCGGATAAATTAGAAAAGGTCGAGCCAACGGCAAAGGAATTAGAAACGGCGAAGCAACAGAAATTAGACGTAATATTCGCCGACTCGACTACCAAGCATAATCTGTTGAACGAATTGTTTCATCAGAACAATGTAGTGGCGGTGGAGCTGACCGACAGCGACGAAGAGAAGGACGTGATGGGGGAGGCTCTAAGGCTGAAACCGATATCGAAGATACGTAGCTCGAGTATACTTCACAGCGTCGAGGATCTGTCGACCGACTCCACGTGCGTGTACAAGGCGAGATCGTCGTTGAGATCGTTGAGATCGTCGGTAACCGCCGTATGTCCAGTTCCTCAGAACGAACCACAAGTGCCGGAGGAAAAGAAGACTGTCATGCAAAGGATAGCGCGATACATTGACCTGTCGCTATTGAAAAATCCTCAGTTTATCATGATGTGCTTCTCCGTCAGTCTCATGTCCACCGGAAGCCCGTACATGCTTTATTATCTGCCAGCCTATGTTCACGCGGCTGGTTACACGAAATCGGAAGCTGGATACTTAGTTGCCATTTCAGCGGCGCTTGATCTATGCGGGAGATTAGGACTTGGATGGCTTTCAGACTTGCAGCTGTTCGATCGACGGAAAGGATACATCGGAAG cgTCGTAGGTGCTGGTGTAGCAGTACTGGCAATACCAATGGCCCATTCGTTCTATGTACTGGCATGCTCCGTGGGTATGTACGGATTATGCCTGGGCTGTTGGTTTCTCTTGGTACCCGTCCTTCTCGCAGACCAATACGGAACTGATAAAATATCCTCTACTTACGGTCTTGTCAGGATGTTCCAGAGTGTCGGAGCTATTTCTATTCCGCCTTTAGCAG GCTACCTGCGTGATGTAACGGGAAGTTACAATGTATGTTTTCTCTGTATGGGAACGTGCATGGTCATGGGTGGTCTACCTTTGCTCCTGGTTTTTAACGAAGTAACCAAGTCATCGAAGATGACCGTTAATGCTGAGAACAGTAACTGTCAAGGAGAGACGACTGTGAAAGAATAA
- the LOC117608068 gene encoding uncharacterized protein LOC117608068: MEQMDISSPYTMKQEREEYDIGNSDDDNISLEDINNLLSISLPSLSANKFQIPNDQNDEFLRLTTTVRAVYFSYLHKCLLTNYILCYKDKNEDIPCDQLKKCANQMELLALRSSLEATLYRQNMLKLISDVKSHTSEKKTYKKLIIFLETPPTKVDVAIQTTNSWLELEKLDNIQSVCITSNCEEQTPPNNEENDIKDESENLDVSSQVTICNDTASPTVNSTCFHDTEPSNDTDDEVNNKMIFDEETMKEDNNSFSYMQENSDAQMINQTSVQNDDENSQDSLLQHMEDMFCDSDDSSDLMTLIEKHSGVSRAAMSKEISCLLPQNHSSSIPESNGNVKSNPKKSNNVKQPDISKGKYSFSYYKEMKARESNKSLPQESETKESKQKRRINSIWFVERVYQVSKLKAKMTELSLKNYRRHGRVKEKFIELFGESDDEEMMPDSPICIEEHLTACKERIAPWIVKHLMPFYKKRRIKDRQLFKIVAKHIADMLIIENTFPEQDCVSKYIEAYFKNKKFIKTKQDVYL, encoded by the exons ATGGAGCAAATGGATATATCCTCACCGTATACAATGAAACAAGAACGAGAGGAATATGATATTGGAAATTCTGACGATGATAACATTAGTCTTGAAGACATCAACAATCTCCTTTCAATATCATTACCTTCTCTTTCAGCCAACAAGTTTCAAATACCCAATGATCAAAATGACGAATTTCTTCGGCTAACTACTACG GTCCGTGCTGTGTATTTTTCATATCTTCACAAATGTTTACTCACCAATTACATTCTTTGTTATAAAGATAAGAATGAAGATATTCCATGCGATCAATTGAAAAAATGTGCAAACCAAATGGAACTACTTGCACTTCGATCATCCTTAGAAGCAACTCTATATAGACAGAATATGTTAAAACTG ATTTCAGATGTAAAATCACACACATCAGAGAAAAAGACGtacaagaaattaataatatttttagaaactCCACCTACTAAAGTGGATGTTGCAATTCAAACAACTAACTCATGGTTGGAGTTAGAAAAACTTGATAATATTCAGAGTGTTTGCATTACCTCTAACTGCGAAGAACAAACGCCAccaaataatgaagaaaatgatATTAAGGATGAGAGTGAAAATTTAGACGTATCTTCTCAAGTAACCATTTGCAATGACACTGCTTCACCTACTGTAAATTCCACTTGTTTTCATGACACAGAACCTAGTAACGATACAGATGATGAAGtcaataataaaatgatatttgatGAAGAAACAATGAAGGAGGATAACAATAGTTTCAGTTACATGCAAGAGAATTCTGATGCTCAAATGATAAATCAAACCAGTGTtcaaaatgatgatgaaaattcaCAAGATTCACTTTTGCAACACATGGAAGACATGTTTTGTGACAGTGATGATAGTAGCGATCTCATGACACTAATTGAGAAACATTCAGGTGTTAGTAGAGCAGCTATGAGTAAAGAAATTAGTTGCCTTCTTCCACAGAATCACTCTAGTAGCATACCTGAAAGTAATGGCAATGTAAAGAGTAATCCAAAAAAGAGCAATAATGTAAAGCAACCAGACATAAGTAAAGGAAAATATAGTTTTAGTTACTATAAAGAGATGAAAGCTAGAGAATCAAATAAATCACTACCGCAGGAAAGTGAAACTAAAGAAAGTAAACAGAAACGTAGAATAAACAGTATTTGGTTTGTCGAACGCGTCTATCAGGTATCAAAGTTAAAGGCAAAAATGACAGAATTGTCTCTGAAAAATTATAGAAGACATGGACGcgtgaaagaaaaattcattgaacTATTTGGAGAATCTGATGACGAGGAAATGATGCCAGATTCACCAATCTGTATCGAAGAACATTTAACTGCTTGCAAAGAAAGAATAGCACCATGGATTGTAAAGCATCTAATGCCATTCTACAAAAAGAGAAGAATCAAAGATAGACAACTTTTTAAAATAGTTGCCAAGCATATAGCTGATATGCTCATAATTGAAAATACATTTCCTG AGCAAGACTGTGTGAGCAAATACATAGAGGCAtacttcaaaaataaaaaattcattaaaactaAACAAGATGTATACTTATAA